In one window of Clavelina lepadiformis chromosome 4, kaClaLepa1.1, whole genome shotgun sequence DNA:
- the LOC143453037 gene encoding toll-like receptor 7, which yields MVCWMLTVLIQFLLFSRGSSRNPWNYCDEARNINGIDLVRMFTVTSFDHVSSIDIFVKSVPSLDRNVFFVNCTNRGITKVPQNLPTNVEALLLNANVIRRIERSDFLSYPNISALGLDSNCVPRVLGKLSLPPCNEDLYIEPGALQHLVHLKWLSFAGNYFHEFPQKLPLSIKGLDITWNLLGDVTEQLRKFSNLTVLIGSINCFRQVSINTCPRNFTITQPLSSSLQYMDLSDNNWTFIPKNLLGNQLKALSIATNRISRLRRNDFVNATNLGHLDLSGMLTVSPCSFVVEDGVFDPLNHLKFLNLSLNGISFLPDGIFKNNENLDILDLSLNCLQKTIFDPTYLVSLYKLRFIDLSYNNYFLPENKPIKLLRLGEAYSSLSSLEEIIFGSGLKDYLRLEFSVQFLEIDNQSFASLSNLTHLTTIDISYCNVHRISFDAWSGLRHLNNIRASNNHLTFADDTLSEETVAYLHGNVLKNHFSYPDGCLKYPNETRYDISGLLDYSYNKIVSISEKTELLLATTKILDLSFNQIREIRSDDLKHLVYLCSINLSQNPIVKIDHSAFSTLSNLRQIIFFAREDLIVATLNLNFLCHLNQSAQTQLSLNVPGMPTFLSTLFLNWNVINNLCKINSLVELNVAQNDFGDTAYANRGFLQFMPKLRNLVLSNCRVISPTPDNWLQGLDNLEVFDLSHNKLAMFPSTSLRNTKTLEVLNLNYNNILELKGNLSFLIHLENLTLAHNKIGLIEPGFFSYVKLLILDLSSNFIFRLDPSIFNKDILDSLVYLDVRWNELDCSCNIWDKFHRWYISDASGKPKLPGFFPQCTSVIDQYYGGCVTCKSPINLHDQPVSRYGFNTSCDLQSHLTFTIVFTLFFALFILCGAAGYSKVFKRFVFRKVHEYFRVQSLKPGDIPARLYENKNAFVFFDHNNDELGDWVDNKLVPGMMNGNPSIELFLAGRDIDAGASSTNNLLRLVTNSRKTVVIFSGRFCDTPICKFLLMALQEIQYSAGRDQLILVEWHGAEAVCVPELIQETFNRKFCNFLRCDQTNDDEVMFFETLRTAFASSTRLNDHITESEM from the exons atggtCTGCTGGATGCTTACAGTGTTGATTCAGTTTCTGTTGTTTTCTCGCGGATCGTCAAGAAATCCTTGGAATTATTGTGATGAAGCGAGAAATATCAACGGAATTGATTTAGTTCGTATGTTCACGGTGACTTCATTTGACCATGTCAGCAGTATagatatttttgtgaaaagtgtTCCAAGTCTTGAtcgaaatgttttttttgttaattgcaCAAACCGTGGAATAACAAAGGTTCCTCAAAATTTGCCAACAAATGTGGAAGCGTTATTACTTAATGCCAATGTTATAAGACGTATTGAACGAAGTGATTTCCTTTCCTATCCAAATATAAGTGCCTTGGGGTTAGATTCAAACTGCGTTCCACGTGTTTTAGGCAAGCTTTCTCTTCCACCATGTAATGAAGACCTGTACATTGAGCCTGGTGCGTTGCAGCATCTTGTTCATTTGAAATGGTTGAGTTTTGCTGGGAACTATTTTCACGAGTTTCCACAGAAACTTCCACTTTCCATAAAAGGCTTGGATATAACTTGGAACTTGCTTGGGGATGTAACTGAACAACTACgaaaattttccaatttaaCTGTTTTAATCGGTAGTATCAATTGTTTTCGTCAAGTGTCAATCAACACCTGCCCAAGAAACTTCACAATAACACAACCACTATCTTCCAGTTTGCAATACATGGATTTAAGCGACAATAACTGGACATTTATCCCAAAAAACTTACTTGGTAATCAATTAAAAGCGCTTTCTATTGCCACAAACCGCATTTCTCGCTTGAGGAGAAACGATTTTGTAAACGCGACAAATTTGGGACATTTAGATCTGTCCGGTATGCTTACCGTATCCCCGTGCTCATTTGTTGTAGAAGATGGTGTGTTTGATCCACTTAACCATCTCAAATTTCTTAATCTTTCACTAAACGGCATTTCGTTTTTACCAGATGggatatttaaaaataacgaAAATCTTGACATTTTAGACCTTTCTCTcaattgtttgcaaaagaCAATATTTGACCCAACATACCTGGTTAGTCTCTATAAACTACGATTTATTGACTTGTCGTATAACAATTATTTTCTTCCAGAAAATAAACCAATAAAGTTACTTCGTTTAGGAGAAGCTTATTCATCTTTGTCTTCCCTCGAAGAAATAATATTTGGATCTGGATTAAAGGATTACTTGAGATTAGAGTTTTCTGTGCAGTTCCTTGAAATTGACAATCAATCATTTGCCAGTTTATCAAATTTAACTCATCTCACCACAATTGATATTTCTTACTGCAATGTACATCGCATTTCCTTCGATGCATGGTCTGGGTTGCGTCATCTTAATAACATACGAGCCTCAAACAACCATTTAACTTTTGCTGATGACACTTTAAGtgaagaaacagttgcttaCTTACATGGAAATGTATTGAAAAACCATTTTTCGTATCCAGATGGTTGTCTGAAATACCCAAACGAAACCCGTTACGACATCAGCGGTTTACTTGATTATTCGTACAACAAAATCGTCTCCATATCCGAGAAAACAGAGCTTTTGTTAGCGACGACAAAAATTCTTGATTTATCATTTAACCAAATAAGAGAAATAAGATCAGATGACTTAAAGCATCTGGTGTATTTATGCAGCATCAATCTGTCTCAAAATCCCATTGTGAAAATTGATCATTCTGCTTTCAGTACTTTGTCTAATCTCCGTCAGATTATTTTTTTTGCCAGGGAAGACTTGATCGTTGCTACTTTAAATCTCAACTTTCTATGTCACTTGAATCAATCGGCACAAACACAGTTAAGTTTGAATGTTCCAGGTATGCCTACATTTCTTAGTACATTGTTCTTAAACTGGAACGTCATCAACAACCTTTGTAAAATAAACTCCTTGGTGGAGTTAAATGTTGCACAAAATGATTTTGGTGATACTGCTTACGCAAATCGAGGCTTTCTTCAATTTATGCCAAAGCTCAGAAACCTTGTTCTTAGCAACTGCCGCGTTATCTCACCTACACCAGACAATTGGTTGCAAGGTTTAGATAATCTCGAAGTTTTTGATTTGAGCCACAACAAGTTGGCGATGTTTCCATCTACTTCtttaagaaatacaaaaacgttAGAGGTCTTAAATTTAAACTACAATAACATTCTTGAACTGAAAGGAAATTTGTCATTTCTTATTCATCTGGAGAATTTAACACTTGCTCATAACAAAATCGGTTTGATTGAACCAGGATTTTTTTCATATGTTAAGCTTCTGATTCTTGATCTCAGttcaaatttcatttttcgaCTTGACCCAAgtatttttaacaaagatATTTTGGACTCACTTGTGTATTTGGACGTAAGGTGGAACGAACTTGATTGTTCTTGTAACATATGGGATAAATTCCATCGTTGGTATATATCTGACGCAAGTGGTAAGCCAAAACTTCCTGGATTTTTTCCACAATGCACATCGGTTATTGATCAATATTATGGCGGCTGTGTGACGTGTAAATCCCCGATTAATTTGCACGACCAACCGGTGTCTCGATATGGGTTTAACACATCGTGTGATTTGCAGAGTCATCTCACATTTACAATCGTATTTACATTattctttgcattgtttattttatgcgGCGCTGCTGGTTACAGCAAAGTGTTTAAGAGATTTGTATTTCGAAAAGTTCATGAATATTTCAGAGTTCAATCATTAAAACCAGGCGATATTCCAGCAAGACTTTACGAAAACAAAAACGCTTTTGTATTCTTTGACCACAACAATGATGAACTCGGTGATTGGGTTGATAACAAACTGGTACCTGGGATGATGAACGGAAATCCATCGATTGAACTTTTCTTAGCTGGTCGTGACATTGACGCTGGTGCGTCGTCTACAAACAATCTTCTCCGTCTTGTCACAAACAGCCGCAAAACAGTTGTAATCTTTTCAGGAAGATTTTGTGACACACCGATTTGCAA GTTTTTGTTGATGGCCCTACAGGAAATCCAATACTCTGCTGGAAGGGATCAGCTGATATTAGTGGAGTGGCATGGTGCAGAAGCAGTTTGCGTACCAGAATTAATTCAAGAGACTTTCAACCGAAAATTCTGCAATTTCTTGAGATGCGATCAAACAAACGACGATGAAGTTATGTTCTTTGAAACTCTTCGAACTGCTTTTGCGAGCAGCACAAGACTGAATGATCATATTACTGAAAGCGAAATGTAG